The Oceanimonas doudoroffii sequence TTGTAACATAAAAAGGGGTTCGTTTGAGCTCGGTGTCTCAAAAATAAGAATTTTTATTCTGCGTCTGCACCCTTTTTTCAACAAATATTAAAACTTGATTTACCAGTACTCGCTTTTGGTACATCTCTAAAAAATCCCTCCGCTAATCTTAATGTCAGGGTTAAGCAGAAAGACCCTGTATTCGCCGAGATGTCAAGGTAATTACTATCGAGCTAAATTACCTTACTGCAGTGGCGTTCAAAGGTAGACGAAAAACAAAAGAGGGAATTTACCATGTCTATTCAAAAGAAAACTCTGGCTGTGATTGTTGCCGCTTCACTGGGAATTTCATTTGGTGCTGCCGCTAACGGTTATGGCTACGGCTATGGCTACGACAGCAAGAAAAAAGATCACGGTGACATTACTAATAATCAAGGCCTGCAAGCTGTTAAAGGCGGTTACATCGATAAAAGTGATAACAGTGATAACAGCATCTACATCGATCATGATGTAAGCAAATACTGGGTATGGTCGCCGGATAATGACGTTTACACCACCACTGTGAAAAAGAATTATCAGAGCAACTACAGCACCCAAAGTGGCTACGGTGGCTACACCAATTCCAATGCGGGTGTATATGGTAATTCAGCCGACGCCAATGCTTACAACGGTGCTTACATGAATCAGCACAGCGGTAACCTGGCAGCTGGTCTTGGTCTTGGCCTCGGTCTGGGCGCAGGCGTAGGTAATGTGAGCCGTAACGATGGTGGTAATGGTGGTAATGGAGGCTATATCTGGGATCTGGGGCTGCTGACTCTGGGTATTCTGGATGTCAACAGCGCGGACGGTGGTGATGGTGGAGCCGGTGGTAACAGTGCCGGTATTGGTACTGGCCTGGGTGCTGGTATGGGTGCTGGTGCTGGTCTGGCAGTACTTACTCCGACTCAGAGCCTGACTCAAACTGCAGGTGCTAACGCTGCCGCTGCTGCCGCTTCTGTTTCCATGATTACTTCTGGTAACAACAACCTGAGCAATATGGGGGCTGTTTATGGCATGGGCCAGCAGAACGCCATTTCTGGTCACGGCTCTGTGGGTAACCAGTCCATTAACGTGAACGGTAGTGCTCAGTTTTAACTGTTGAAGGTGCCGGCCCCGAGGGGTCGGCATATAAACCGGAGGGAACCATGAAAGGTTTAATGCTTGCAACGGTATTAATGGCTTCTTCGGTCTACGCCAATACCACACTTGATCAGCTCTCCATAATAGAAGAGCAAGATCTGAATGATAAAAGAGGCATGTATCTGGTTAATGATGATCAGGACAATACTACCTCACAGGCTGGTGCGGTATTTGGTAAAGTAGAGAAGAGTATAACTGGATATAACAATATTGCATCCGGCTCTTTTGCGGGTGCCCATGGCGTCATGATGGTCAATATGAACTCAGGGAACAATAATGTTACCAACATGAACACTAACGTGAACATTATTTCGGCTAAATGACATGAAAAAGTTACTATGGATAGTTGCTTTTATTCCGGCTGTGAGTTTGGCAATTAACCTGCCTGGTGCCGGAGGGAGCCGGTTAAGGATTCCGGTGCAATCTTTTTCTGATATAAAATTTGGGGAGGTTGTAAAGCAAAAATATGATTTTAGCTGCGGATCTGCGGCACTTGCATCTCTTCTGAGTCATCACTATAACACCCCGATGACTGAAGAAGTGATTTTTGAAGAAATGTTCAGGTATGGTGATAAGTCCATAATTGAAAAGCAAGGATTTTCCATGCTTGACATGAAAAATTTTTTGACTAGGAGAGGTTTTAAATCAGACGGCTTTAAAGTTGATGTAAATAAGCTCAGAGAGCTTGCCATGCCATCAATTGCACTGGTTAACTATAATGGTTATAACCACTTTGTGGTTGTTAAAGGCGTTCAGGATGGCAAGGTGCTGATCGGAG is a genomic window containing:
- a CDS encoding C39 family peptidase; this translates as MKKLLWIVAFIPAVSLAINLPGAGGSRLRIPVQSFSDIKFGEVVKQKYDFSCGSAALASLLSHHYNTPMTEEVIFEEMFRYGDKSIIEKQGFSMLDMKNFLTRRGFKSDGFKVDVNKLRELAMPSIALVNYNGYNHFVVVKGVQDGKVLIGDPSLGLHVINVDEFDKASNGVFLFIRDNVELAKASFNQREDWEHSVADAPTRTALMQRLPHLTDLMLPSEYDY